A single Gemmatimonadaceae bacterium DNA region contains:
- a CDS encoding NAD-dependent epimerase/dehydratase family protein, with the protein MIENKRIFVTGGAGFIGSTVISSLIERNDVTAFDNLTRNTLKDLPALLHHPNLTLIEGDVLDAALVTKAMKGADIVVHAAGIAGIDTVIKNPVNTMRVNMLGTANVLEAAAANGVKDRIVDFSTSEVFGAMAFRSSESDVTVAGSAGEARWTYAVSKLAGEHLAHAYHAQYGLPIVTIRPFNIYGPGQTGEGALQTFVKRALKNETIRIDGDGAQIRAWCYIDDFVDCLMLCIEDPAAIGHSFNIGNARAVITILGLAETVLRVTRSESNIVFDPPLSADIAIRIPSVEKALNILGFKAKVDLEEGIRRTAEFFRNTEAPRSRA; encoded by the coding sequence TTGATCGAAAACAAACGCATCTTCGTTACCGGCGGCGCCGGATTCATCGGCTCGACGGTAATCAGCAGCCTGATCGAGCGGAACGACGTCACTGCATTCGACAACCTGACGCGCAACACGCTGAAGGATTTGCCGGCGTTGTTGCATCATCCGAACCTGACCCTCATTGAAGGCGACGTTCTCGATGCCGCGCTGGTGACAAAAGCAATGAAGGGAGCTGACATCGTCGTTCATGCAGCGGGCATCGCGGGGATTGACACGGTCATCAAGAACCCGGTCAATACGATGCGGGTGAACATGCTCGGCACGGCCAACGTGCTCGAGGCGGCGGCGGCGAACGGCGTAAAGGACCGCATCGTGGATTTCTCAACCTCCGAAGTGTTTGGTGCGATGGCCTTCCGGTCATCCGAATCGGATGTCACGGTCGCTGGCTCGGCGGGAGAAGCGCGCTGGACTTACGCGGTCAGCAAGCTTGCAGGCGAGCATCTGGCGCACGCCTACCACGCTCAATACGGCCTGCCGATCGTAACTATACGTCCATTCAACATTTACGGACCCGGCCAGACTGGTGAAGGAGCGCTGCAGACGTTCGTCAAGCGAGCGTTGAAAAACGAGACGATCAGAATCGACGGCGACGGCGCCCAGATTCGCGCCTGGTGCTACATCGACGATTTCGTCGACTGCCTGATGCTATGCATCGAGGATCCGGCCGCAATCGGCCACAGTTTCAACATTGGAAACGCGAGAGCGGTAATCACCATTCTTGGTCTGGCTGAGACAGTTTTGCGTGTCACTCGGTCAGAATCGAACATCGTCTTCGACCCTCCCTTGTCAGCGGACATCGCGATCCGCATCCCGAGCGTCGAGAAGGCATTAAACATCCTTGGATTCAAGGCGAAGGTGGACCTCGAAGAAGGTATTCGTCGCACGGCCGAATTTTTCCGGAATACGGAAGCGCCACGTTCCAGAGCATGA